The window GATGAACTACGGAATTAAGAATAATCTTTCCTTTTAGTAAGAAGGGTGGGGTAGACTCTAAATAAAGAATAACAGTTATTTGTTAAATATACAAAACTTAATACTCACTGAAACTTCATACCGTTATATTGTACTATCAGTATATATTTTACTAGAAATTGACTAAAGGTGGTTTAAATTATGAAAAAAAGCAATACATTATTACTTTCTTCAATACTTTTAGCTGGAACGATATTCCCAGCAACTGTTTCAGCAACAAATGTTGCTAAAAATGAAAATGAATGGATAACGATTGCAGAGGATTCTGCAAGGGATTCTGTATCGCATTCAATTAACAAAAAATCGGCTAAATCTGACTATGTTACTAATTGGAAACTAAGAAAAACTGGTGGAGCGATTGGTGAGATATTTCAATGTAAATACAGCATGTTAACTACAGCGAAGTCAAAGGGGAAAATTGATTATATTGAAGCAAAATCTCGACTATATGGAGGAGATGGAGGACTTTCTAAAAGCAAAACCGATTCTGCAAAGAAATCTAATTATGCTGGAGCAAATGCTGCCGGTGGTGTAAGTGGGGGTTGGGGATGTAAAGGTAAAGCGATAGGAAACTCATTATATAAAGATAGTGGTTATAAAACTGTTAGTCGCCAAAAGACTTTTAAAATATAATATTAGTGATGAGACATAGAACAATTTTATTCATAACAATTTTCATAGTGTTACTAGTGACACTTATTTTATTTCTCAGACAAGAAAAAGTCTCTAGTGATAAAGAGTATAATGATGAAATGATGGATTTTACTGGTCCAGGAACAGATACCGTTTCATATGGTATGTATGAACCTGAGGGGAAATTGCTTGATACACTAGATATCGGTTTCATTAAAAATAACCAAATTAACAAAGTTCTTTCCTTCTCACATTACATAGATGCAGATAGAAAGTACACGTTACTCTTACTAGCAAATTTTAAACAAATAGAATTCTCTGCAGATAATCATAAGCCATCTAAATCATACACATTTGAGATGACTAAAGATCAGGTGATCGCATTACCAATTAAAGCTAAATTACCGAAAGATGTTGGAGAAATCGCGTTTATTATCGTTCCTGAGGCAAAGTATCATTTAAAAGACAATGATATAGAAATAGCCACTGGCTTACAAGAAAACTATATTATGCGCTACATTACAAAAAAAGCTTCATCTAATAAGTTTGGAAGTGAACTTCACCCCACATATAAAACGGATGAATTAACTGGAGAAGAAATTTTCATGGCTTCAGGAAAAATGTCAAATAAGGTTTTATATACTTCCAAAAGTCAAATGCCTGTCTATCTCCAATTGTATAATAACGGTAAAGAAAAAATGAATTATGCTTTAGTGGCTTTCTCGGAAAACAATCAACAAAAATTTAATGGGAAACATGTGATGTATGTATCTGTAGAGAATGAAAAAACAAATGTTTATAAAATAAAATTGCCAAAAGTTAAAAAGGAAAATAATTTTCAAATAATTGCTTTTCCTGCACCTTTTGATAATAGTACTAAATTTGAGGAAGTTAATTTTAGAGGCTATTCTTCAATTAGAACGTTAATTCAACCATAGGGGGCAATTTTATGTGGATTATCATTATTTTGTTAATCATATTGATAGGATTTACAGGAAACATTGTGTCGATTTTAAGGAATATAAAACAATCTAATGAAAAAATTATAAAATTATTAGAAGAAAATCAGCCACCAAAATAGATCATCAGTTCATAGTAACAAGCATAGAGCTAAAGTTTTATTACAGCTCAAAGAGAATAACAAATTAAGTATCAGCTAAAGAAAAGGTTATCTGACAACCTATGTATAGTTACACTACTATTCGTGTATTTTTTACATTGCTCCTTTGAAGGAGCTCTTTTTTATTTTTTAGTTGGTTTTCGGTGATTTGTAAATTATTGTATGTGATAATAAATGTAATATAAGGGAGTTTAGTGGAAGGGGAATAAGGGATGGAGAAAGTTCTTTCTTCACATGTAGGTGTGAAAATAAATGAATGGTATAAAATGATTCGGCAATTCAGTGTACCCGATGCAGAGATTTTGAAAGCTGAGGTAGAACAAAAAATTGAACGGATGGAAGAGGATCAAGATCTGCTCATTTATTATCAATTAATGTGTTTTCGACATCAGCTTATGCTCGATTATATTAAACCTTCAGAAAAACGATCGCCTTCTGTTTCTGATTTGGTTGATAAAATCGAAAATTCAAATCATCAACTTTCTGGTATGCTGCAATACTATAATGCTTTTTTTAGAGGAATGTATGAGTTTAGTAAAAAAGAATACATACAGGCTATCCAATATTATAAGATCGCTGAAAGGCAGCTCGCATTGGTTGTTGATGATATTGAGCAAGCAGAGTTTCACTTCAAGGTGGCTGAAGCCTACTATATTATGAAACAAACTCATGTTTCTATGCATCATATTATAAAGGCCTTAGACATCTATAAGCAGCATGAACAATATAAAGTTCGCCAAATACAAAGCTTGATTGTTATTGCAGGAAATTATGATGATTTCAAGCGATATGACAAGTCATTAGAGCATCTAAATACAGCTTTTTCTATAGCAGAAGAGCTCGCCGATAATATGTTAATTGCTAAAATTCTATTGAACATAGCGAATACATATGATCGACAACAAAAGTACACTGAAGCAATCATACGCTACAGAGAAGTTTTAGACATTATTACACCACGAAGTATTGATATAAAACCAATCACCCTATTTAGTTTAAGTTGGTCGTTGTATAAGTCTAGTCAACATGATGAAGCCGCTCCACTCGTAGAAGATGGTCTTAAGTGCTCCTTAGAGAGAAATGATTCGTTGTGTTTGATGTTATTTAAAGCTTTAAAAGCGATTTATATAGATGGTAATGAGAAAGCAATTCAAGAAGTGCTAGATTATTTTGAGGAAAAGCAACTATATGTCTATGTCGAGGCATTTGCTCAAAGTATAGGATTATCTTCTGAAAAAAAGGGGGACTTTGAAAAAGCTGCCGAATATTATAGAAAGGCTCTTAAAGCTCAAAATGATATTCAAAAAGGAGAGTGTCTGTATGATTATTAAAAAATTACTAGTCATTGTATCCATTGTATTGTTAAGTGTTTCAACAGCAGAAACTTTGAAAATCATTGGAACAAAATCAATTCGGAATACAACAATGGAGGAACAACAAAAATCAAATCGAAACACGACTATGATTGATCGAAATACAACCTCTGAAAACGTATAGACAAGATTAAAACAGACTTTAATAGTCTGTTTTTTTATGAAGTAGAATGAGCAAATGAACAGTTGGTCAATATTATACTTATCTCAATAGATATAGGGAGGCACCCACTTTGAAGCCATTTTGGGAGAAAGAAGAAGAGAGTCCTTTCACGTTAGAAAAGGTAGATGAGGAAAAAATTCGTGAAGCAGAAGGAAGACTTGGCGTCACTTTACCTGATACATATAAAAAGCTCATTTTAGATTGGAACGGTGGTTTTACAGTTCGTAATGCTTTTCCAACCGAACGGCCAAATTCTTGGGCAGAGGATCATGTTCAATTTGACCATCTAAGAGGAATCGCAAAAGGTGTTGGAATTATGAACAGTCCTCAGTTAAGTGATGAATTGGATCTGCCTGAGGGACTTATTTTCATCAGCGGGGAAGAAGATACATGGATCGCAATGGACTACCGAGAAACGAAGGAACGTCCTCCTATTCACTATTTTGATTTAGAGCTGGAAGTAGATTTTAAGCTGGCAGATACTTTCGATGATTTTATTGAGAAGTTATATACAGCTGAAGATGCGATGGTCGAAGTAGTAGAGATTGAGGAGGAAGCTTCGGATTTATATGTCTGTAAAGAAGAGCTTGAACACATATTTGATAGGCAGGACCTTCGTCAGCAGAATCTATTCAAAATGGCACATTATCCGATGGAAGAAACAGAAGAGATCGAATGGTTTTTCAATCGTATGAAACAATGCATCCAACAGATAAAAGATCAACATGTTTTGTATGAAGCAGCGACAACGATTCACTCCATCCTTCTGTTAAACCCGGATATGCCAAGGAATGACCGTATCAATCAAGAGTTGAAAGAAATAGCGGAGTTTCTAGAAAATAGTGGTGAGCCTAATACCGCTTTTTTGGGAGAAGACATTCATCCAGTGAAAAAACGATAGTGAAAGAATAAAAGCCCCTGAAAAGGGCTTTTAAAATGTAGTTTAAGACCTCTTTTTATTTAAAGTTTTCATGATGAATAATGCTATATATGAAGCAATGAATGAGCCTAAAGTGTAAACAACTGACCACCCTAAGAAAGAGCCATTAAAAAGTGTAAATGTCAGGATGAGCAAAAGATAAAGCTCACAACTGGCATGAAATAAACCTTTTGTACAAACAATGTGACGATAAAAGAAGCGATGATCGTACTTACTGGAAGCAAGCCGAATACGAATTCTAAATGAGTCATACCAATTCTCCCTTTAAATGACTTAGCTACATTTGATTTGTTCTAATTGCCTCTCATACACTCAAAATTCATAGTACATCGGGTTTTTGAGTTTAATAAATTTATTAGACAAAAGAATCAATAACCATATCATAACATAAGTAAATACATTTATTACATTATATGTAATTCGATGGGAAGTCGGATGATTTTAAATCCTTTTTTTTGTAATCTTATTGAAAGTCATATTTAAATAAAGTATAGTAACTTTATATGACAAAGAGGAGGATGGTTAAAGATGATGCATGCAGGAAGATTACGCCAGCAAACTTTGAACAATCAATAATTTCATATGTTCAAAGGCTCTGTTTTCATCAAACAGAGTAAACGGGGTAGTCTGCACATTTTTAAACATCTTCAGCGGTCAAGTATGTAACTTTACTTGAAGACAGACAGATATCGTTTCTGTCTTTTTTTGTAATTTTTTATTGATATAAAGAGAGATATGAGTCTAGCCGTGTTTACTCTAGCCACAGATAGCAGCCTATTTGTGGTTTTTTTGATGATTTTCTTAACGCCTGTTGATCATGAATAAATGAGCAATTGGAGGAAAAGAATATGAATAGACTAGATTTAAAGCAATTAGCCAATCATCACGGATTAGAGATTTTAGAGAATACCATCAAAATAAATGAATCAGGTGTTGATTTCCGTGTCGCACATGTCGAAGATTTACATGGTGATCAATGGATATTAAGAATGCCTCGCAGACCTGAATCAATGAAACATGCCTTACAAGAAAAAAAGACATTAGATCACATTAGTAAGCAGGTTCACTTTCAGGTCCCTAAGTGGTCTATTTTTACAGAAAGTCTGATTGCTTATAAACAATTAGAGGGTGTACCGGCGGCTAGTATTGATGTGGAACAGCAATCTTATGTGTGGAGTTTTGATCAAACGAATGTACCACAAGCTTATTATGAATCATTAGGAAGCGTTTTAGCGAATGTACATTCCTTAGATCAACAGCCTTTTAAAACGATCGGAGTGGAGATGCTCAGTGCTCATGAATTAAGAGCATCAATGAAACAGCGAATGGAACGTGTCAAATCGCAATACACCATTAACAGCGGTTTATGGGAGCGCTGGCAAGCATGGCTAGCTAAAGATTCTTTATGGCCGCCTTTCGTGGGGGTGAAGCATGGAGATTTACATCCTGGCCACATTCTGATTGATGAAAATCAATGTGTTACGGGTGTTATTGATTGGTCTGAAGTGGGGGTTGGTGATGTATCTGCAGACTTTTTGTCGCATCAACTTCTCTTTGGGAAAGAAGGATTAACAAAACTTATCCATGCGTATGAAAAAGCAGGCGGGAGAACTTGGTCAAGAATGGATGAACATATAAAAGAGCTTCTGACTACAAGTGCGATCACTGTGGCCGAGTACGCACAGAGATCAGGATTGAAAGATATGCATGAAACTGCAGCATACATGTTGGCAAACGAAAGATAATCAATCAGAACGTATCCAAAAAAAGCCCTGAAAAGGGCTTTTTTTAATCTAATTCATGAAAAAACTGTTTGAGCTGATCAATGAAAACTGATTTGGATTTTCCCTTTTTATAAATGAACTCGATATTGATGTTGAAATTGATGGATGGATCGATTGAAATTTGTTTTAATGTTCCTTGTTCTACCTCATTTCTAACGCAATGATGAGGTAGAAACGATAGCCCCATTCCTTGCAGCACTAAATTTTTTGCGGTTTCCATATGATCAACCTCAATGGAAATGTTCGGTGTGATGTTGTTCTTTTGAAATAATCGGTGGAGCATCAGCCAATCAAATGACCCATAGTCAAAGAAAATAAAAGGCTGTTCTTCTAGTTCTTTCATATTGATGTTGTCAAGGCTGGCAAGCGGGTGATGAGTTGGGACGAACAGCCCGATAGGATCACTGAAAATAGGGATCGATTCAATTTGAGGATGTGTTTCAGTCCTGACAATCCCAAAGTCCACTTGATTGTTGATGACTTTTTGAACAACATCCTTTGAATGTCCTGTTACAATTTTCACTTTCAGGTTTTCGTATTTTTCTTTCAGGGCAGGCAATATGTTAGGCAATAGATTATTGGAAATAGAGGATGCGCATCCAATCGTCAATTCATAAGGGATCATCGTTTGTTTGAGACTATGCTTTGCTTCTTGATAAGAATGGAGGATCTTTTTGGCATGCGGGTAAAACTGTTCACCTTTTTCCGTCAGAGACAGCTTATTTCTCTGCCTATCAAATAATTTCAGGTCTAATTCTTTTTCTAACGATTGAATACGTGCCGAAACAGAAGGCTGGGTTAAATACAGTGCTTCCGCAGCTTTATTGATACTGCCTAGCTGGCATACATAAATAAACGCTTCTATATTCTCAATATTCATTTTATCCCCTTATGTTGCGTTCTTTAAATGTTTAGCTTTTCAAGCTCATACACTAATTTTACAGCTTCTTTCGCCAAAATGACAGTAGGGTCAATCATTTTCACATCTTTAGTTGACCTTAGGACTAAGGGGATTTCTGTACAGCCGGCTATGATGGCTTCTGCCCCTTGATTGATTAAAATTTCTGCAGCTAACGCCAATTCACTTTCGCCTTTACTTAATTTTCCTGCTTTCACCGCATATATCCCATTCATAACGTTTTTCTGAAGATTTTCACTAGGAGTCATGACGTCAATCTTGTGATGAGCACAAGCCTTTTGATAGAGCTGGGTTTTTAATGTTCCATCAGTACATAGTAAGCCCACAGATGTATAGTGATGTTTGTTCAGGTAATTTGCGGTTTCTAATGGCATATTCATGATAGGGATATGAGTGGAATGTCGTACGTTTTCTAAAAAGAAGTGAGCGGTATTGCATGCAATGAGAATAAAGTCCGCTCCTGCACGTTCTAATCTCTTAGCTGATGAAATCATATCATCTGTAGGATCTTCGCCTTTCCCAAATATGGCATTGGTTCTATCAGGGATTTGAGGATAATTATCAGCAATCACATGGAGATGATCCTGATCTTTTATCGCTGGAGTATGTGAAATGATTTTTTTCATCAGATCTATCGTTGCTAAAGGACCCATCCCGCCCATAATTCCGATCGTTATAGACATATACGCCACCACATTTCTTTTTTTTCTATTATAAAAAAAGAAAGCATGGTGATCGTTATAGAAAAGTTCTATATGTATATAGAAGGTTTATCAAAAGCGTCTTTTAATGGCGCTTAGCGGCCCACTCCGATTGAAGAATCGCATATTGATATTCATCAATTCAATGTCCTTTTGACATATAATTTTGAAGTAAATGTCCTTCGCGTCTCATCTTTAAACGTTCCAGCACTTGAATAGATTTTTCATTGCGCACATCAGTAAAGGCAATGATTTTATACTTGTCCAGTGTAGTGAAAATATATTCGATCATTGAACTCAAGGCTTCGTGAATATAGCCCTTTCCTTGAAATTCAGGTGGGAGAGTAAATCCGATTTCAACGTTTCTGGGCTCACTGGCAAGTGTGTGAATTGCGCAATCTCCTATCAGTTGATTGGATTCAGGTAAGGCAATAGCGTATTGAAACCATGTCCCCGGTTGATTAGGTTTTTTTTGATGTTAAACAAATGATTCAGCTTCTTCGTACGTATAGTTTTCCCAAGATTGATATGTTGCAATAGAGGGATTTGCTCGGTACTGATAAAATGCTTCAATATCTTGCAGATCAAATTGACGAATAACTACCGGTTTGTCCTTGTGAATATGCTGTTTGCATTCTTCATGTTTTACCCTCATTTTTTAGTTTGTTTTTGATTTGAAAAAGTCTATCAGCCATTCAGATAGCTGCTGCTGTGCTTTACTGACAAATCGATCTGCATAATAAGTTAATTCTAAGTGACGAACAGGTGCCGGATCAGCAATAGGAATCGAAACAATATTTGGCCACGTCGAATGGTATTGCAGCAATCCTCGCGGCTGAATGGTTGCACCGATGCCGGCTTCAACCAGCTGCAATAATGAAGATGCGGACCCAACCTCCATGACAGTGTCTAGTTCAACACCCTGTTCTTTACATACGTCATCTACTAAATCCCTTCCTAGATATCCCTTCGGATACATGACCAAAGCATGCTGCATCAGCTCTTCCAATGTCACTTCACTCTTTTGGGCTAGATCACTTTCTGAATGAACAAATAATTCGTAGGGCTCACTTCCAAGTGGAATTTGAACGAGACGCTTATCCGCAGGCCCTCGCAGCCCGATGCCGAGATCCACTTTATGCGACAGTACTTCTTCACGAACGTAGATCGTTGAATATGCTTTCAGATTGGTTTCAGGATAAAGTGTTTTAAATTCTACAAATAGCGGAACAAGCTGAAAGTCAAGATCGGAGGGGAGTACTGCAAGTCGAACGTTTCCTCGTTTTTCAGATAACAGTTCTTTCATCGCATTTTTCGCATCTCTTTCAGCTTGAAGCATTTTCATACCATATTGATAAAGCAGAGAACCCGCTTCAGTTGCAACGACTTTTTTACCGATTCGATCAAAGAGCGGCATCCCAACTTCAGCTTCAAGCAGCCGGATCTGCTGGCTTAATGTAGGCTGTGATATCCCTAATTGCTCAGCAGCTTTTGTGAAATGTAAATGGTCGAATACAGCCATGAAATATGTAATATGACGAGTATCCATTTGTCATCCTTTCATAAATAATAGTTTTTTACTATCATCATAATACGAATTATTGTATTGATCAATGAATGCGGCAGATTTATACTCAAAGTAACTTCAACAAGATGAGAGAGGAAGAAGAGCATTGATGAAAAAAATATTTTATTTAGCCGCTTTATTTTTAGCTGCATTAAACTTGCGCCCAATCATTACGTCCGTGGCTTCTATGATGAGCATGATCCAAACAGACCTTGGAGTCAGTGCGCTGACAGCAAGTCTTCTAACCACTTTACCGGTCTTGTGCATGGGGGTGTTTGCACCTGTAGCAACTAAACTAAGCCGCCGTTTTGGTTTAGAGAGAACGCTTTTTTTCTCGATTCTTCTCATCACAATCGCTACTGGACTACGTGGGACGAGTCAAACGGTTGCCGTCCTTCTCATCACTGCATTTGCAGGAGGCGTTGGGATTAGCTTTGCAGGACCTTTATTGTCTAGTTTTATCAAAAAGTATTTTCCGAAAAGCCCGGGGATTGTGAGTGTCTATTCTATTTCGATGACGATTGGGGCAGCACTTGCTTCTGGCTTCACCATTCCGATATATCTTCGCAGTGAGCATAACCTTCCGCTCGCCTTGTCTTGCTGGGCGGTTTTAGGGATGATCGCATTAATCTTATGGCTAGGGCTGGCTCGGAAAAAACAACAGGCTGATCATGCAGTTTTACCGCTAAGGCTGCCGCTGCGAAACAAAAAAGCCATTCAATTCACCTTGTTCTTTGGCTTTATGTCCAGCATGTTCTATTCGTTAACAGCATGGATTTCACCCATCGCCCTTAGTTTTGGAAATAGTCCACAGTATGCCGCCATGCTGCTGACGATATTTACACTGATTCAGATTCCGGTGGCACTACTCGTTCCAGGAGTCGTCACTCGCTTAGGAAAACCGAAATTATTTCTGATTTTATGCAGCGTGTCAGAGCTGATCGGCCTTATTTTCCTTCTACTTCCAA is drawn from Bacillus pumilus and contains these coding sequences:
- a CDS encoding Rap family tetratricopeptide repeat protein: MEKVLSSHVGVKINEWYKMIRQFSVPDAEILKAEVEQKIERMEEDQDLLIYYQLMCFRHQLMLDYIKPSEKRSPSVSDLVDKIENSNHQLSGMLQYYNAFFRGMYEFSKKEYIQAIQYYKIAERQLALVVDDIEQAEFHFKVAEAYYIMKQTHVSMHHIIKALDIYKQHEQYKVRQIQSLIVIAGNYDDFKRYDKSLEHLNTAFSIAEELADNMLIAKILLNIANTYDRQQKYTEAIIRYREVLDIITPRSIDIKPITLFSLSWSLYKSSQHDEAAPLVEDGLKCSLERNDSLCLMLFKALKAIYIDGNEKAIQEVLDYFEEKQLYVYVEAFAQSIGLSSEKKGDFEKAAEYYRKALKAQNDIQKGECLYDY
- a CDS encoding SMI1/KNR4 family protein → MKPFWEKEEESPFTLEKVDEEKIREAEGRLGVTLPDTYKKLILDWNGGFTVRNAFPTERPNSWAEDHVQFDHLRGIAKGVGIMNSPQLSDELDLPEGLIFISGEEDTWIAMDYRETKERPPIHYFDLELEVDFKLADTFDDFIEKLYTAEDAMVEVVEIEEEASDLYVCKEELEHIFDRQDLRQQNLFKMAHYPMEETEEIEWFFNRMKQCIQQIKDQHVLYEAATTIHSILLLNPDMPRNDRINQELKEIAEFLENSGEPNTAFLGEDIHPVKKR
- a CDS encoding DUF2651 family protein, which encodes MLILTFTLFNGSFLGWSVVYTLGSFIASYIALFIMKTLNKKRS
- a CDS encoding macrolide 2'-phosphotransferase, producing MNRLDLKQLANHHGLEILENTIKINESGVDFRVAHVEDLHGDQWILRMPRRPESMKHALQEKKTLDHISKQVHFQVPKWSIFTESLIAYKQLEGVPAASIDVEQQSYVWSFDQTNVPQAYYESLGSVLANVHSLDQQPFKTIGVEMLSAHELRASMKQRMERVKSQYTINSGLWERWQAWLAKDSLWPPFVGVKHGDLHPGHILIDENQCVTGVIDWSEVGVGDVSADFLSHQLLFGKEGLTKLIHAYEKAGGRTWSRMDEHIKELLTTSAITVAEYAQRSGLKDMHETAAYMLANER
- a CDS encoding LysR family transcriptional regulator, which produces MNIENIEAFIYVCQLGSINKAAEALYLTQPSVSARIQSLEKELDLKLFDRQRNKLSLTEKGEQFYPHAKKILHSYQEAKHSLKQTMIPYELTIGCASSISNNLLPNILPALKEKYENLKVKIVTGHSKDVVQKVINNQVDFGIVRTETHPQIESIPIFSDPIGLFVPTHHPLASLDNINMKELEEQPFIFFDYGSFDWLMLHRLFQKNNITPNISIEVDHMETAKNLVLQGMGLSFLPHHCVRNEVEQGTLKQISIDPSINFNINIEFIYKKGKSKSVFIDQLKQFFHELD
- a CDS encoding aspartate/glutamate racemase family protein, which produces MSITIGIMGGMGPLATIDLMKKIISHTPAIKDQDHLHVIADNYPQIPDRTNAIFGKGEDPTDDMISSAKRLERAGADFILIACNTAHFFLENVRHSTHIPIMNMPLETANYLNKHHYTSVGLLCTDGTLKTQLYQKACAHHKIDVMTPSENLQKNVMNGIYAVKAGKLSKGESELALAAEILINQGAEAIIAGCTEIPLVLRSTKDVKMIDPTVILAKEAVKLVYELEKLNI
- a CDS encoding LysR family transcriptional regulator; this encodes MDTRHITYFMAVFDHLHFTKAAEQLGISQPTLSQQIRLLEAEVGMPLFDRIGKKVVATEAGSLLYQYGMKMLQAERDAKNAMKELLSEKRGNVRLAVLPSDLDFQLVPLFVEFKTLYPETNLKAYSTIYVREEVLSHKVDLGIGLRGPADKRLVQIPLGSEPYELFVHSESDLAQKSEVTLEELMQHALVMYPKGYLGRDLVDDVCKEQGVELDTVMEVGSASSLLQLVEAGIGATIQPRGLLQYHSTWPNIVSIPIADPAPVRHLELTYYADRFVSKAQQQLSEWLIDFFKSKTN
- a CDS encoding CynX/NimT family MFS transporter, encoding MKKIFYLAALFLAALNLRPIITSVASMMSMIQTDLGVSALTASLLTTLPVLCMGVFAPVATKLSRRFGLERTLFFSILLITIATGLRGTSQTVAVLLITAFAGGVGISFAGPLLSSFIKKYFPKSPGIVSVYSISMTIGAALASGFTIPIYLRSEHNLPLALSCWAVLGMIALILWLGLARKKQQADHAVLPLRLPLRNKKAIQFTLFFGFMSSMFYSLTAWISPIALSFGNSPQYAAMLLTIFTLIQIPVALLVPGVVTRLGKPKLFLILCSVSELIGLIFLLLPMPILPAVIFLGIGAGGLFPLALMLPIIETRTPEEAGTWSAMSQMGGYIMGGFGPFFIGLVFDLSGHFQASIVAMLVIVSLMIGVQLSMKLGRKEEDVSS